The following proteins are encoded in a genomic region of Rudaeicoccus suwonensis:
- a CDS encoding FAD-binding dehydrogenase: MDADAIVVGAGLAGLVAAGELIAAGRKVAIVDQESAANLGGQAWWSFGGLFFVDSPEQRRMGIKDSVELAWQDWQGSAAFDRLDDEDSWAARWARAYVEFAAGEKRSWLKERGMGWLAVVGWAERGDGRAEGHGNSVPRFHITWGTGTGVVKPFVDAALAAMETGQVKLYERHRVDELIREGGAVTGVRGRTLLQDNAIRGAESSREEVDDFALTAQAVIVTSGGIGGNHELVRKWWPERLGTPPRQMITGVPAYVDGRMIEITERVGARTVNRDRMWHYVEGVRNWDPVWPQHAIRILPGPSPMWFDALGRRLPYPFLPGFDTLGTLRHLRTTPDLAAYDHSWFIVTQKIIEKEFGLSGSEQNPDITNKDFRLLAERVRKGAPGPVEAFKQRGADFVVAQTLSELVDKMNGLTDEPLLNVADIERQVVARDREVANKFTKDAQLTAVRGARSYRGDRMIRVAKPHEILDPAAGPLIGVKLHVLTRKSLGGLQTDLSSRVLDASGEPIDGLYAAGEAAGFGGGGVHGYNSLEGTFLGGCIFSGRAAGRAVAEQAG; the protein is encoded by the coding sequence GTGGACGCAGATGCCATCGTCGTGGGCGCCGGACTCGCTGGTCTGGTGGCTGCCGGCGAGCTGATTGCGGCTGGCAGGAAGGTCGCCATCGTCGATCAGGAGAGCGCCGCCAACCTCGGCGGGCAGGCCTGGTGGTCGTTCGGTGGGTTGTTCTTCGTCGACTCTCCGGAGCAGCGCCGGATGGGTATCAAGGATTCCGTCGAGCTCGCCTGGCAGGACTGGCAGGGCAGCGCCGCCTTCGACCGGCTCGACGACGAGGACTCGTGGGCGGCCAGGTGGGCGCGCGCGTACGTCGAATTCGCCGCCGGCGAGAAGCGTTCGTGGCTGAAGGAGCGCGGCATGGGGTGGCTCGCGGTCGTCGGCTGGGCCGAGCGCGGCGACGGTCGCGCCGAGGGGCACGGCAACTCGGTGCCGCGATTCCACATCACGTGGGGCACCGGCACCGGTGTGGTCAAACCGTTCGTCGACGCTGCGCTCGCCGCGATGGAGACGGGGCAGGTGAAGCTCTACGAGCGTCACCGGGTCGACGAGTTGATCCGTGAGGGTGGCGCTGTCACTGGTGTCCGAGGCCGAACCTTGTTGCAGGACAATGCGATTCGCGGAGCAGAGAGCAGTCGCGAAGAGGTCGATGACTTCGCGCTGACCGCCCAGGCCGTCATCGTCACCTCCGGCGGGATCGGCGGCAACCACGAACTCGTCCGCAAGTGGTGGCCCGAGCGCCTGGGCACGCCACCGCGGCAGATGATCACCGGAGTTCCGGCATACGTCGACGGTCGGATGATCGAGATCACCGAACGCGTCGGCGCACGCACCGTCAACCGCGACCGCATGTGGCACTACGTCGAAGGCGTGCGCAACTGGGATCCGGTCTGGCCGCAGCACGCGATCCGGATCTTGCCGGGACCATCGCCGATGTGGTTCGACGCGCTGGGGCGGCGGTTGCCGTATCCCTTCCTGCCCGGCTTCGACACGCTCGGCACCCTGCGGCACCTGCGCACGACGCCCGACCTTGCGGCATACGACCACTCGTGGTTCATCGTCACCCAGAAGATCATCGAGAAGGAGTTCGGGCTCTCCGGCTCCGAGCAGAACCCCGACATCACCAACAAGGACTTCAGACTGCTCGCCGAGCGCGTGCGCAAGGGTGCGCCTGGGCCGGTCGAGGCGTTCAAGCAGCGTGGTGCGGATTTCGTTGTGGCGCAGACACTTTCGGAGCTTGTCGACAAGATGAACGGCCTCACCGACGAGCCCCTGCTCAACGTCGCCGACATTGAGCGCCAGGTCGTCGCACGTGACCGTGAGGTTGCCAACAAGTTCACCAAGGACGCTCAACTGACAGCCGTGCGTGGTGCCCGGAGCTACCGCGGCGACCGGATGATCCGTGTCGCCAAACCGCACGAGATCCTCGACCCAGCCGCCGGTCCGCTCATCGGCGTGAAATTGCACGTGCTCACGCGCAAGTCGTTGGGCGGACTGCAGACCGACCTCAGCTCACGCGTGCTCGATGCCTCGGGCGAGCCGATCGACGGGCTGTATGCCGCAGGTGAGGCCGCCGGATTCGGCGGCGGCGGGGTGCACGGTTACAACTCCCTCGAAGGCACCTTCCTCGGTGGCTGCATCTTCTCCGGACGCGCGGCCGGTCGAGCCGTTGCCGAGCAGGCCGGCTGA
- a CDS encoding alpha/beta fold hydrolase — protein sequence MSLDQTTQPRDRYIDIDGVRVRYVLDAGPGQGPTFLLVHGLGGSLENWGDVIPLLAQRGRVVALDLGGHGLTQVEPRKAVVSANLTLLQRFAHVVCDGPVVVVGNSMGGLLAGQLAALDKRLVAGAVLVDPVIPLSPGALPEPLVAVGFGIYATPRLGPWFMADRAAKVPVEVMARQVLSLVASDIHRVSDRLLEAHIESARRRRELVPDGDAAFLSAAKSVLLATARRGDYARRMDTILAPVLLLHGDRDRLVSVKAARSLAARHPHWRYVEGAGIGHTPMLDWPDWTSEQILAWIDATPSLSRLTPGVS from the coding sequence GTGAGCTTGGACCAGACGACTCAGCCTCGCGACAGGTACATCGACATCGATGGCGTGCGGGTGCGCTACGTGCTCGACGCCGGACCGGGTCAGGGGCCGACCTTCCTGCTGGTGCACGGCCTTGGTGGATCACTGGAGAACTGGGGTGACGTGATTCCCCTCCTGGCGCAACGTGGCCGGGTCGTCGCGCTCGACCTGGGCGGCCACGGACTGACGCAGGTGGAGCCGCGCAAGGCCGTCGTATCGGCGAATCTGACTCTGCTGCAACGCTTTGCGCATGTCGTCTGCGACGGCCCCGTCGTCGTCGTGGGCAATTCGATGGGCGGGCTGCTCGCCGGCCAACTTGCTGCGCTCGACAAGCGGCTGGTCGCCGGCGCCGTTCTCGTCGATCCGGTGATCCCGCTCAGCCCGGGTGCGTTGCCCGAGCCACTGGTGGCGGTCGGCTTCGGCATCTACGCGACGCCGCGACTGGGTCCGTGGTTCATGGCAGACCGTGCAGCGAAGGTACCCGTCGAGGTGATGGCACGGCAGGTGCTGAGCCTCGTGGCCTCCGACATACATCGTGTCAGTGATCGACTGCTGGAGGCACACATCGAGTCCGCGCGACGGCGGCGTGAACTGGTGCCCGACGGCGATGCGGCATTCCTGTCGGCGGCCAAATCGGTGCTCCTCGCGACCGCTCGTCGGGGGGACTACGCCCGCCGGATGGACACGATCCTCGCGCCGGTGCTCCTGCTGCACGGCGACCGGGACCGGCTGGTCAGCGTCAAGGCTGCCCGCTCGCTGGCGGCCCGGCATCCGCACTGGCGGTATGTCGAGGGCGCGGGAATCGGCCACACACCGATGCTCGACTGGCCGGACTGGACCAGCGAGCAGATCCTCGCGTGGATCGACGCCACTCCCAGCCTGAGCCGGCTGACCCCGGGCGTGAGCTGA